From the Hordeum vulgare subsp. vulgare chromosome 1H, MorexV3_pseudomolecules_assembly, whole genome shotgun sequence genome, the window TACTTTCGGGTCTGCAATAGATGAATGGAAAAACTCGATACATCAAAACAGACAAGGCAGCGACAAGTACTAGAGCGATCATTATTGCACATACTATAGTAAGGTACTCCAGATGATTATTCATGTTTGCCTGTTTTCAGCTTTCACTAAGCATAAAGTGCATAATACAGGAAACAATGCAACTATTCCAAGTATGTGAGGTAAATTACTTATACGAGCTTACATGATATTTGAACCGATAGCCTCAACGCCAGGACCAGTGTTCTTCGAAGAATCTAGATGTTCTTGTTTATTCTCTGTAATATCTGATGTCGATAACCTTTTCTTCTTCCCTCTACTGTTTAAAATTAGAAGTAATTAATCCCAGTCCAATGTGTTGAGGGAAGAAaaacatactccctctgttccataatataagagcgtttattaCACTAGTGTAGTGTAAAaagcgctcttatattatgggacggagggaataGCATATAAATTAATGAGTTTTAACAAATGGCATCATTAACATTCAGTAATCAGTTCTTGATGTATATGAAGCTGATTGAGCTCACCTAAGAAGAGATCCTATGGTCTCATCATCAGAATCTGTGCCCTGTGAAGTCTCTTGATGCTGTGATATACTGGGTACAAGATCCACGGACAGCAGCTCCTTATTTTTGGTTCTGCAATAGATGAAGGGGAACACTCAGCGTGTCAAAAAAGAAGGCAGCATCAAATACTATAGTAATTATTATTGGACATGATATAGTAAGGTACTCTCGCTGGTTATTGACTGTTGTCAGTTTTCACTAAGCATAAGTGCATAATATGGAAACAATATAAGAGAAAACATACACCCTTGGATATTAAGCTATTCCAAGTATGTGAGGTATATAACTTATAGGAGCTTACATGACATTTGAACTGATAGTCCCAGCGCCCAGAGCAATGTTCTTCGGGGAATCTAGGTGTTCTTGTTTATTCTCTGTAATATCTGATGTCGATAACCTTTTCTTCTTCCCTCTACTGATTAAAAATAGAAGTAATTAATCCCAGTCCAATGTGTTGAGGGAAGAAAAACATAGCATGTAAATTAATGAGTTTTAACAATTGGCATCATGAACATTCAGTAATCAGTTCTTGATGTATATGAAGctgatttttttttagaaaaggaggcatcgccccggcctctgcatcgagtgatgcatgcagcctTGTATATGAAGCTGATTGAGCTCACCTAAGAAGAGATCCTATGGTCTCATCATCAGAATCTGTGCCCTGCGAAGTCTCTTGATGCTGTGATATACTGGGTACAAGATCCACGGACGGCAGCTCCTTATTTTTGGTTCTGCAATAGATGAAGGGGAACATTCAGCGTGTCAAAAAAGAAGGCAGCATCAAGTACTATAGTAATTATTATTGGAGATGATATAGTAAGATACTCTCACTGGTTATTGACTGTTTTCAGTTTTCACTAGGCATAAGTGCATAATATAGAAACAATATAAGAGAAAACATACACCCTCGGATATTAAGATATTCCAAGTATGTGAGGTATATAACTTATAGGAGCTTACATGACATTTGAACCTATAGTCTCAACGCCCGGAGCAATGTTCTTCGAAGAATCTAGGTGTTCTTGTTTATTCTCTGTAACATCTGATATCGATAACCTTTTCTTCTTTCCTCTACTGTTTAAAATAAAAGTAGTTAGTCCTAGTAAAATGTGTTGAGGGAAGAAAATCATAGCATATAAATCAATGAGTTTTAACAACTGGCATCATGAACATTCAGTGATCAGTTTTTTATGTATATGAAGCTGAATGAGCTTACCTAAGCAGAGATCCTATGGTCTCATCATCAGAATATGTCCCTTGCGGAGCCTCTTGATGCCGTGATTTACTCCGTGAAAGGTCCACTGAAGGCGGCTCCTTATTTTTGGTTCTGCCATAGATGAAGAGAAACACTCAATATGTCAAAACAGACAAAGACACAGCATAAAACTATTTCACATATCTGTGGCATGTTCACTCTCAGTTCTTAGGAAGGGAAAATGCAACCTAGAGTCCTAAATTAGTTGCATATTTTGCCTATGATGAAACTAAGAAAAACTAACTTGACAATACATGCTATGGACTGTAGTCTAAAGAATAAATGACATACAAGATCAAATAATATGATTCTATTTTGCAGAAGCAACTGTTTTTTCATACATCCCATGGCATTTCAGTCGTAATCACTGGCAACTTCAAATAGAGTTAAGCAAAAATATCGACATTCTTTATTGATTTCAATTACATGCTGGCAAAATTTCCAGCCATTTTCATCAATCATACTTTCTGATATAAAGGCTTTTTTAATAGCAAAACAGTTTTTTTGTAGCACACACAAAAGCTTTGCATATCCTTTTATTAAGGGCAAAACAAACGCAAAGAAAAAAATATCATGCCAATAAAATTAACTCATGAAAGCAACTCAATGCGGGAATTTACCTGGCCTTAAGTGCTTGCAATGTTTCTTCATCAGATGATACTGGatgattatcgttgttgtcatccttACTGCTTAACCGATGTAGTCTTTTCCTTCTGCGCCTGAAAATGCAAGCTAGACTTAATGACAAGTAACAACCAATTAGCTATTAAATCACACTAATTTATTTTCAGAATGTGCTTAGGGCATTGTATGCACTAGTTCTGACATCTTTAACATGCCAAATTGAGTGTTCCATCTTACTGCTAACTGTGCATAACTGAATGTCAAGCTTGTAATACAGGTTCACAGCCATGGAGGAAGAATGGCACAGCTCATCCTTTATAATACTCACCGTGTGCTTTCTGGCTGGGGATCATCCAGCATGTCGTTTTGCGGTTGTGCAACCAGACCTTCTGCTGAAAGAGATGCCTCTGGAACTTTTGTCCTCCTAGTGACATTCCTGAGACCTAGCTGTGTAAGCTTTCGAGAAATTTGAGCCGACGATATCTTTCCACTGGGATCTAGAGCTTCAGCAATTAGATGACTGCATTTGCGGTCATCCTTATATCTGTAACATACAAGGAATAAACATTCGGGGATCATCATGTGATTCATGCCCAAGTACTAAACATTATTACATACTCATAAGTACAAACATCACTTCTTTCCAGTTCCAGCTTGGCGAAGCATGTTCTATGAATTGACAGTGATCTTATCCTTTCTTGACATAAATTGATCACTTACTTCTCATGAAGATCTCTGATAAGCTTCTCTTGCTCTTCATTAAAAATGGATCGCCCTCGTCTCTTTGGGGCCTCTTTATTCTGAGAGCCTCTAGATATAGTAGTCCTAAATCAAGTCAATCTAATCAAAGAGCTAGTCTAGGGGAAGCATCTGTGTTCAAATGCAGAGCTAGAAATAAAACAAACCTATCATTATCCTCAGCTTCACTGTCTGAAAGTGACAGTAATATGCTCCTTTTGTCTCTGGCGCCCATGCTCTTCTGAGTATCGCCTTCCCGTTCACCAGAAGATGAATCTCCATTCCTGTTCAAGTTCACACATGAATGGAAATAAATTATCTACTAACACAACATTAATGGACAATTGGACATACACAAGACAAACTTACTTATCACCATCATATGGTTCATGTGGTATATCATAGTCAGCTTCATCATCACCAAGAGAATCTGCTATATTTACTGAACCTCCCCATCCCTTACTTGAACCAACTTCACTACCCTTACTGTAACCATCTCCCTTGAGCTCATTCAGTAGATAATCAGCATCAATGCAGTGGcattccttttttgtcttccaaaAGAGTGTATCAACAAATAACAGTGGCTGTTTTTTCATTGCTCTCACCAACTTCCTTACAATTTTAGAAAGAAAATTTACAATATTTGCATACTCCTTTGAACTCGAAGACTTCTGTTCAGCTAATATATCATAGAAAGTAGTCAGAAGCGATAGCTGCACAAGACAGAGAGTATAATGTCAGACCCCAAGAAAATACAGCCCTGATGAAAAATATATAACAGGAAGCTATTACCTGATATAGCATTGGTGACACATCTAGATCTTCACAGAATCTCCGCAGCATGCATATGATGTAATGGTTTGTTCGAAAGGAGTTAGTCTTATAGTACTTCAACAACCAGCATATATTTTGGACAACAGAATTGTTGGCTAGGCTGGATATTAACCGCGATACGTCAAAATCAACTTCACTTGTAGCTGGGGGGCCATCATCACTTGAAGAATCTGAAGCATCTTCCTCTTCATTAAtggtatttcttttcttttcagcACTGCCTGCAGAAGATGGATCACCTCCAAGCTGTGTGGTACAAGTATCTTCCTCTTCATTAATgggatttcttttcttttcaccACTGCCTGCAGAAGATGGATCACCTCCAAGCTGTGTGGTACAAGTATCTTCCTCTTCATTAATGGGGTTTCTTTTCTTTTCACCACTGCCTGCAGAAGATGGATCACCTCCAAGCTGTGTGGTACAAGTATCATCCTCTTCATTAATGGGATTTCTTTCCTTTTCACCACTGCCTGCAGAAGATGGATCACCTCCAAGCTGTGTTGTGCTCTCCAGATTAACAGCCGTATCCACAATTGTATCTGGCAGATCTGTGCCATCGGAATCAACTTTCACTTGCTCCGAGAGAGTAGGTTCTGCTAGAGGATCCTCACTTCCCAAATCTGGAAGTGAATCAGATGCAGCTTTAGTCCCATCTGTTGGGTCTATATAGCTCTGCTCCACATTCTCTGTTTCAAGTTTGGTACTCTCATGTTTGTCCTCTGACGTCTTCCTTTTTCTGCCCTTTCTTGTCCTTTTCGCAACCTAAATTGAGGGGGTGATTAATAATCATATCAAAAAGGAAGGAGGGTCCGAttgcttcagcatgaagcttgtcaTCTTTACATAAGCAGTTGAAATTTGGTACAATAAAACGTAGTTGCTGAAGAATGACGATCCACACTTGATGTAACTTGTGGTGGACGACACAAGCAAGAATATATTGATGTTGGGACTGAAACCAACATACCCTTAAAGCACCACGTGCTTGAAGCTTCTCCATCAGCTGTAGCATGATATGAACTGTTTCTAGTAAATCCGCAAGAGCACTGATAAAAAACAGACAAGTGAAACAATGGTTGGAAGCATATACAAGTAGAGCGTACATTTAGTTCGTTAAATGAATAAACAAAATATTGTGGACCTCCATTGTGCAGAAATAAACTACATCAAAATCCTTAAATACCCTTTCAAAAAACCATAGGGTGCAGGGTGCAACAACTTGTACATTCATAgatcccacttttatcattagACATCACAAGAGTTGCAACTTACAATGTGCACCCATAAGCTAAATGTTAGAATGTGCACGCACTGGTATTTTCAGGTGCAATGGAGGAAGAAAAACAAATGTGCGCCCGCTGGGCCCAATGTATTCAAGATGTACATTGAACTTTTGTAAAGCAGGGAAACAACTAGAGAacatccctaattttcataatggaAAAATGTTACACGGAGAACTGCTTGAAGTACATGTTGGGAACAAgactattgttctaatggatgtcTATAAGTTGCATATACATGTGGGCATCATTTCTACCAAGCAGACAAGTATGCGCAAATTGCAAAGTAAAGTTTCTATCAAATACATGTCAGCAAAGCATAATAGCGATTCAGTCCCTTTAGCATATTCCAACGCGTCATGTTTAAGCAGTAAATAAATACTGGTACATAACATATTATGAATTTCTGAAAAAGGAACTTTTGTATGAACCTTTTTGGTTGCTTATGAGTATCAAAAGATCTGAACAAGTTCAGGAGAAACTTAGTGAGGCCTCTTTCTGTCTGATCATAGAACAGCTTATACAGTAAAACACGGGCTGTTTGAGATTCCCTTGAATCTTCAGGATGAACTTTTACCACCAAATATATCATGCCAATCTGCAAAGGAAAATTGTTTGGTGTGTGGATTCGGATAAGTCAAAGATAGAGACCATGAAAACATACTAAAGGAACACGCTCAGGGAATTATGAAACTAAGCAAGTTCATATTTCttaagaaaaaaaaaatctcctTTTCAGACTAGCAATGTTTTGTGATTCTCTTTGTAGACCAAGTTTAACAGAGTTCTCAGACAACAAATGATAAATAAAAATAACCAATAGATCCTATATGCAGTTTATGAAGCTTAACAAATTAATATCTGGTTACTAGTTAGGTGCTTGGTAGCTGATACTTGTCATTACCACCAACATTCAGGGAGCAGAAGTTGATAAATAAATCATACTACTTGCTGGTAGTGAAATGGCTTCAAACTTCGCCTAGTTATGGATAAACAGTAAACAAACCACGCTCAAGCCTAGTTTCAATGTCTACTTTTCTTTTTAATCAAGATCAAAGTTGGCAATGCAAATTTGGTTTTGGCACAGCTATCTGAGCAATACTCCAATTTACTTGTTATAAACCTTTTTCAGGAACAGAAACTGAACCAAGCTCAACCAAAACAATGGATCAAATTTTCAAAGTTAAGCCTGGCTGATTTTACTCAGACTtcacttgcttaaagcattactattTTTGTTTGAGAATGTTAATGTCAATGTCAACATAGTGGTATACAAACCGTTCTCAAGCTCATTGGCTAAGAAGAAAAATGGAAGAGATATACAAGATCTACGTATAGTGTCCCTGTCTTAAATGTACGGCATACATATTTGCTTACCATGTTCTTCATTAAGGAGCCAGCAGCTGAAAGAGTTTTGTAATCCTTAGAATGCTTCAGGTCTTCATAGGCATCACGCCACCTCGACAAGACTACATTGAACATGTCTTCATTTAATGTGGCTGCAACAGGTCCACATATGTCACCACGAAACGGCAGATCATCACATTCATTGCCTGGTGAAGTCTCGGACAGCTGGGGCCCAGCACTAGATTTCTGACCAAAAGAATGACACGTCACAAAACAGCGTGACAACAAGATGACAATCACATTTCTGCATGAATGGTTATAATCATGGTATTCTGTCCAATTAAGCTAATGTATTCCCTAAAAAATAGGTAACAGACTAAAAAATCTAACAAAAACAAAAGATAACATAACAAAGTTGTATGTATTGCAAAAAGAAATCGCTGGCGTACAACTTAAATTGCATGCATTGCATTAGTGAAGACAAAACCAACTACATATGAGCAGATATTGGCAATTCCGGTCAACATTGCCTAGGTAATAAGAACATGAAACGCCAAGTAGGTATAGGAAAATGCAGAGCATCACAGCCCATGAGTTCAGTTCCAAACCTGCGCATTTGATGCTTTCTCGTGTTGAAAAGCTAAGACAAAGCAAACGACTTTGAAGAATGTAATGTTATCAGATGTCTCGATAGAATCATGCTGCTTCACGATATCATCACAAACAGACTGCATCAGGACTGAAAAGCACTGTGTTATCTCAAGCTTATAAAAATATGGGATAGTAATAGTTTGGTAAACAGAGCGGTTAAGTTACCATTATATCCTCCAGATAAAAATTGATCCATGAAACTTCTTAGCATTTCCATAATACCCTCCTTTGGTATGTAAAGAAGTTCATTATCCCATGCTATCCTTTTCTGAGGGCCTCTTTGGACATTACGTATTTTCCGGAGGCTATTTGCAGATGACATTGCTGAGCTGGGATTCCCTTTGCACAATGATTTAGACCCATCCTGTAAGATCATGTACAACACAACGATTTATCCACTTATGATGTAGAATCTAAATAACAGCATTAGACTATATGCGCTACCACTGAAAGGCATGTAAAAATTCCATTGAGTGCGTGATTCTCCGCGTTTCGCTGCCTGAACATCCTTTTTTCCCTCTCTTCCTTCTCCATCATCAATCTCAATGAATCAACTGATGTATCAATATCTCCATTGACCTGCTCCTACGAAACATTGAAAGAGTAACATAGTTCTCATTGTAAGTCACAGGAAAGGGGTCATCTAGAGAAATAGATTAATTCGTTTTGAAGAACAGGTATAACCTTTGAGACATCTGTACGAACTTTGGCGATCAATTCTGGGTCCCGGCCCAAGAAAAGATAATGAAAGATTTCCAACAAAAGAAGGTTTTCATGCTTGAGATAACCAGAGGGCTCATCAATATGTTGAGCTAGCACTAAGATTAGGTCCATCATATTTTCTTTAAACATGAGCTCTAAAAAGCTGTCAGCCAGGTACAATAACTGGGTAGCTTCCCCAGATGCCTTCTGAGGCAATGTGATTTCTTGAATGGCCAAGACGTTGCGGAATAAAGTAAGCACCAGCTGTACTAGCTTCCAGTCATCTTCCGCGAATGAAGTTCTGATTGCCATTGAAAAGTAATTCATGAACGTTGAACTTACTAGAGCAAAGGAAACATGGTGTAATTGAACTAGTAAATCAATGTGAACAGGACGGAATGAGAATTGACAGAACATGCATGCTATTTGCACAACTGGCCtttatgcaacaaaacagaaaaggatAAATATAATATATTTTAAGGAATAAGTATAGTAGTCTTTTGGGCATTATTTACACTTTAATGGGTACATCAAATACCTTATGTTTGGTCGCAGTTTtgataaaaagaaagaaaaaaaaacaggtgcatatttatttttgtttcaCGAGCATAGTCCAGTGCAGATGAAGATAGTAGCTAGCATCAAATTGACATGCAGATCAGGCATAATCATCTTGCTCATGTGCCAATGACATTGATAAATTATAACTTACAAACATATTACAGCATGATAAAAGCATGACCTCATCTGATACACAAGTGGAACCGAAAGTAGCAACGGAAGTGAATTCACCTTTCCAGATGATCCAATGGGTCCTCAAGAAGAGACACAATCACTGCGATTGCAACATTCCGTGTCAGTGCAGCCTTCAAATCCCACAGATACTCTATCTGTTGAGCAACATCCTCTGACAAAGGATCGACAGGCATGGTAAGGAATACCAGCACTTTCACttcaaaaaaaaaggaaggaaaacAATAAGCCTTGTAATGTCGCATCAGTTAATCCAATTAAAAGCACAACATGTAGCTATATAAAGGGTAAGAGACAAATATTACAGTGATAGAACTTGATACAAACTCAATTCCAGATGAATTACAAGTAAATAAAACTTTGACCCTTAACATATATTTAGGTCTTCAGGGTCAAAACATGGCACGAAGGAGCGTGCATTCTTATCAGACTACCATATCCTAATCTATAAGACTGAATTACACCCATAACAATTTCTTATAGATTTTACCAAAATGTTATGACCGTAAGTAATGATCAAGTTTCTCAAGAGATTAATGCTCAAAGATTTATGGCGGAAGTTTGCTAAAAAGAATCACCACGGAGATCATTCTAGTGGCTACAACAATGTATATTTGCGAACATAGGGAGTAGAGCCTGGGACCTTCCATGCATAACAAAGTTCAAAACCATTGCATATTTGTCAATGTAGGGAGAGCAGGGATCATGATCTTCAGTCTGGTTAACAAACTCTTCCATGTAACCAAGTACTCCTGAAGTTCAAAACTACAGACTGATAACCTCAGATAAGAAAAACTGCCCACTGAAAATTAGATAGCGGATACTGTTATTTAGCAAACGGATCCGAACTGACAGCCACTACTTGTTTTTGTTTAGCAATATATAAGTTGTACAACAGAACTGCACAGATATGCACGATAGGAGAAATGATGACCTGGTTATGGAATGTGCAAATTCGCTTCCAAGAATCGAGGCAGCAAAATGTGGACAGTTTCAGAGGCTCCTCTACCCTCAAAATCAGTTCTTTTAATCTAATCTAATTGCACTAGAGTTTCAGATCTTGTGTGGGCTCCGTCCGTGCAGAGCATCACGACAATTTCAGAGTTTCAGGAAGGAGGGGGGATAAAAAGTGTACCTGCCGTGATGACGAGGTTGCGGTCGGATTGGTAGTTCTCGATGATGGGCACCAGATCCCTGGACGCGATCTTCCACTTGCAGACCTGCTTGAAGACCTCCCGCCGCTCCGGGTCGTCCCGCCGCAGCAGCCTCTGCAGATCCTTCAGGTTGTCTGCAGAAAACAGAAACGCGCGCGCAGCGGAGGTCAGCGAACACCGAACGGCCGGAGGCGAACGGAAGGGAGGAGGGGCGTACCGAGGCAGTGTTCGCCCTTGACGTAGCCGACGGCGGccccgtcgtcgtcctcctccgcgGCCCCGAGGCCGGCGCAGGTGAGCGAGAGCATCGCCGAGTCCATGCCGCTCCGCTAGGGCCGGTGCGTGGAggcggggtgggggtggggtggggggaggAGAGGTGGATCCAGCGGAGCGGGACGGAAGGGAAGCGGTGTGGAGAAGACGATGAGATTTGGGGTGATTTTTGCCGCCGCCGCGCGCCATTCCTACGGGGGTTTCCCGCGCTTTTGTCTCCGCTCGGTGGGCCGTCACTGGCCCCTCGCTCTCCCTCCCTCCGTCCAGTGGGCCTCTCACCTGCCCATTCGGCCCGACTAAGTGGATCACCCAGCAATTACGGCCCGACTGCTGagtgaaaaaaagaagaagaaagaaggaaaaaaaaggtAAGGATCAGACCGGAGCAAAGCCGGAGGAGAAGAAGGCAGCGACCGAGCGACCATGTCCATGGCGGTGCCGAGCTCGCTCCGCGCCCTGGCTGCCCCAGCCCTCCGCCCCCACCCTCTCATGAGGAGCGGGGCCGCGCGCCCGTCGCCGCCGCACGGAGCCGCGCGGGGGATGATGTTGATGGCCCGGCGGAGGGGCGtggcggctgcggcggcggcggtggcggcggacgcGGAGTGGCTGGAGCGGctgccggagaagaagaagccgCTGTACGCGCACAGCCTGCCGTGCATCGAGGCGTGGCTGCGCAGCGTCGGGTTCGCGCAGTCCCGCGAGGACCGCGCCGTCTGGGTCGCCGAGACGCCGCTCTGGCACGCCCGCCTCAGCCTCGACGTCACCGACCTCCACATCAGGTAACCCGCCCGCCCACGCCGGCCGCCGCGCCGCTCTTCTGTAGAAAAAAAAAATCTCTCCGACTGAAGAGGAATTGGAGAGCGCTGTGCATTGATTCGGCTTCAGACAGTTCTTGCTCCTGCTTCGGCTGAAAAATTCGATGATGCCAGTGTGTTCTTGCAGCTTAGTTAGCCGAATAGACATGTCAGAATGCTCAACAGTTCATCATTTTTATCATCCCAAGCCAAAGGATTATTGTTCAGCTAGCTCGACAAATACTACACTGATAACCAAGCTGACAGTGCGATTACTGCTCTTTTAGTCAGAAACAAATGGCCTGCACTTCTCAGATCATACTACTATTGACTTCATAATTTAGCACCCCTGACCACCTGAATTCCAAGATCAAGCCGCATCCTCATAACACCAAATGCAATGCTTCCAGTGTGTTCTTGCGGCGTAGTTAGCCcagtgtagcaactactccctccgttcctaaatatacctctttaaagaggttttattagtggactacatacggatgtatatagacatactttagagtatagattcactcattttgcttcgtatgtagacttttagtaaaatatcttaaaagacttatatttaggaacgaagggagtagtaatCGGCACGTCACATTGCTCAACAGTTGGTTGTCTTCATTTTCCCCAAGGATTGTGGTGGATCTGCAAATCCTCCACTGCTAACCACGCTGCGAATGCAAATACTACTGTTGTTTTAAATAGAGATGTCATTCTATTCTACCCTCACCAGAACATACTGACTCTTTTATAATTTAGCACATGGCTACCTGAATTTTTCTAAGATCGAACCTACAACCTAACGGCACTAGAAAGCATGAGATTCTTTGCTGATCGGCTGAATCATTATTTGCCAAGAAACTGATTATTAATCACTGAACCCTACTATCTTGAATCAACCTAATATCAGATACCTGAAGAGCGGCCCCGGGAACCTGGAGAAGGACATGGAGAGGAGGTTCAGCTACGCCCTGAGCAGAGAAGACATCGAGAACGCCATCCTCGGCGGACCTTGATAATCAATCCCCATCCATCACCCAGCTCGATCAAAACTAGGACCCTCTGTCCAAGCACGACCACTCCATGCAAAATCCATTGTTCAAGTCTAATGTAATGTCGGAATTCAGTCATGTGACACTAATTTCAACGTGGTTAATCAACACAAGCGAGATGTCAGCATTCAGTGCCAGTGTCGCCTCTGTTTTCAAGCAGACTTGTACAGACATTTTCTCTTCTAAGAAAACATTTTGTctggatttctttttcttcttctttttttgagcTGCATTTTCTCTGGATTTCTGTTGATAACACCATAGTCAGATGTTTGATGTCAGTTTGTTTTCTGCATCCAAGATGCAATGGATTTGTAAGATTGACCTGCAAAAATGAGTGTAGCGTTCTGCGGTAGAAGTAGAAGCAACTGTCGGTCTACTTTGAGTCCTAGCCGATTGGGCAGTACTAGTAGTAGGAGGTGACTcacctttgtttttattttatttttttattcgaTCTTTTTTTATTTGATTTTTGTATTCAATCTTATTTTaattgatgatgaggaggaataGTGGTGGCTCAGCTGGTCCAGTCGAATCAAGCCAGCACGCCACGCATGCCCATCCGTCAGGTCTGTCAGAGGATAAGCGGGCTATCCTTCTAGCCCCGCGTGAGCTGGCACCCAGTCACCGGCTTCTCCCACCCACCCCTCCACACGACGCGGGCCACGTGGCCCACCAATCAGCCGTGGCCGGGACGCTATGCGAGGCGCACATGGGCGGGGGCGCACACGTGGTGCGAAAGCCCGCTCCGGCGGGGCCCGCCGCGGAGGAAGCGGCCACCACGTCACCTGCATGACCGGGACGCCGCGCTGGCCGTCGGGGCGCGCGCGCGGCGACGCGTAGCCCGGCGGCGCGGCCGACACGTGGGCGCGTGGCGCGCGGCGGGTGGTGCGTGGTGACGCGGGATCGGACGTGCGGGCCCCGCCCCCACCCGCCGTTGGCCCAGCTCACCGATCCACTTGCACCGTcgcccatcccgcgatcccaggCTAACTGCACCCCCAAGAACGCACACGGCCGGGCGCTAGTTCGATTTGGTTGTCAAAAAACCGCAATCTTCGTTGGCCGCTCGGAAAATTAGCGATAAGGTTGGGTTGAGCTATCCAAAAACATTTGATTGAACATTTCTGCTCATTACGCCTTTTGTTTAATCTAACATGATCCCAAAAAAAAAATTCTTTATTTTCACAGAAAACTTTACTGATTCAAATGTGTGTCAAGTTTTGCTTGACATGTCACTTTAATGGACAATCCACCCTACTTTTTTAGGGGTGCGGTACTTTcttatataaataaagaatgtggAAACACTTTTTTTAACTTCTGCACATCTATTAAGTGTGTGATTTTTACTTAAGTGGGTCAGAATTAATAGCGTGATTTGAGTCGATGTGTGTTTAAATTATGTATAACTACATGATATCACGTG encodes:
- the LOC123451034 gene encoding uncharacterized protein LOC123451034, producing the protein MSMAVPSSLRALAAPALRPHPLMRSGAARPSPPHGAARGMMLMARRRGVAAAAAAVAADAEWLERLPEKKKPLYAHSLPCIEAWLRSVGFAQSREDRAVWVAETPLWHARLSLDVTDLHIRYLKSGPGNLEKDMERRFSYALSREDIENAILGGP